The following are encoded in a window of Flavobacterium psychrotrophum genomic DNA:
- the coaBC gene encoding bifunctional phosphopantothenoylcysteine decarboxylase/phosphopantothenate--cysteine ligase CoaBC: MSVLSGKKILLGISGGIAAYKTATLVRLFIKAGAHVKVVMTPASKDFITPLTLSTLSKNPVSSSFYHEEDENAVWNNHVELGLWADLFVIAPATANTMAKMVSGNSDNILIATYLSAKCPVYVAPAMDLDMYRHPSTKDSFEKLAAYGNTVIPAESGELASGLHGEGRMAEPENILAFLEKDIEGKLPLRGKKILVTAGPTYEPIDPVRFIGNHSSGKMGYDIALAAANEGAEVVLVSGPTHLSINHSNVKLVKVTSSADMYAACHEHFYNADAAIAAAAVADYRPKVVAEQKIKKNESSLMLELEKTKDILASLGEIKQEQFLIGFALETENEIENAKAKIKKKNLDLIVLNSLNDEGAGFGKSTNKVTFINSHFEEEPMELKTKEEVAQDIINKIKKYYNV; this comes from the coding sequence ATGTCTGTTTTAAGCGGAAAGAAGATCTTACTCGGTATATCCGGAGGTATAGCCGCATATAAAACAGCCACATTGGTAAGGCTATTTATAAAGGCGGGTGCTCATGTCAAAGTTGTCATGACGCCCGCCTCTAAAGATTTTATTACACCTCTTACACTTTCTACGCTTTCTAAAAACCCGGTATCTTCTTCTTTTTATCATGAAGAAGATGAGAACGCGGTTTGGAACAACCATGTAGAACTTGGCCTTTGGGCCGATCTTTTTGTTATTGCTCCCGCTACTGCTAATACTATGGCAAAAATGGTTTCGGGCAATAGTGATAACATTCTTATAGCAACTTATTTATCGGCAAAATGTCCTGTTTATGTAGCTCCGGCTATGGACCTGGATATGTACCGCCATCCTTCTACAAAAGACAGCTTTGAAAAACTGGCTGCTTATGGCAATACGGTAATTCCGGCTGAGAGTGGTGAGCTTGCCAGTGGGCTGCATGGCGAAGGCCGCATGGCAGAGCCTGAAAACATTTTAGCCTTTCTTGAAAAAGATATTGAGGGTAAACTTCCGCTACGCGGAAAAAAAATACTGGTTACTGCCGGCCCCACATACGAACCAATAGACCCTGTGCGTTTTATAGGTAACCACTCGTCCGGTAAAATGGGATATGACATTGCCCTGGCTGCCGCTAACGAAGGTGCCGAGGTAGTACTGGTAAGCGGGCCTACGCATTTAAGCATAAACCATAGCAATGTAAAGCTGGTTAAGGTTACATCAAGCGCAGATATGTATGCCGCCTGCCATGAACATTTTTACAATGCAGATGCTGCCATTGCCGCAGCTGCCGTAGCAGATTACAGGCCTAAAGTGGTAGCTGAACAAAAAATAAAGAAGAACGAGAGCAGCCTTATGCTGGAACTCGAAAAAACAAAAGACATACTCGCATCGCTGGGCGAAATAAAACAGGAGCAGTTTCTAATAGGCTTTGCCCTGGAAACTGAAAATGAAATAGAGAACGCTAAAGCCAAGATTAAAAAAAAGAACCTTGACCTGATTGTACTTAATTCGCTTAATGATGAAGGTGCAGGTTTTGGAAAATCAACAAATAAGGTTACCTTTATAAACAGCCACTTTGAAGAAGAACCGATGGAACTGAAAACAAAAGAGGAAGTGGCGCAGGATATTATAAACAAGATTAAAAAGTATTATAATGTATAA
- a CDS encoding DUF4835 family protein, which translates to MYKWITAVALLLCLSTNAQELNCTVTVSFDRITDANPQIFRSLEKAVQDFMNNTRFTTRNFDRSERIQCALFINLSAYSNNSFSAVMQVNALRPVYNSTYTSPLLNYSDKDISFSYNEGENLIYNPTTYDSNLVSLLAFYANMIIGLDADSFSEKGGTPYFEAAQGIAVTAQSGGYKGWGQQDGNQTRYFFVNDIMSNTFEPFREAMYSYHRKALDIMSDDTKKGKENVIAAIKTLGALYKVRPNAFLTRIFFDSKADEIVSVFSGGPNVPITELSETLNRISPMNAAKWGKIK; encoded by the coding sequence ATGTATAAGTGGATAACAGCCGTGGCATTGCTTTTATGCCTTAGTACTAACGCACAGGAACTAAATTGTACTGTAACGGTAAGTTTTGACCGTATTACTGATGCGAATCCGCAAATTTTTCGTTCGCTTGAAAAAGCTGTGCAGGATTTTATGAACAATACCCGCTTTACTACCCGTAATTTTGACAGGAGCGAGCGTATACAGTGTGCCCTTTTTATAAACCTGTCTGCATACTCAAACAATAGTTTTTCGGCTGTGATGCAGGTTAATGCCTTAAGGCCGGTTTATAATTCTACTTATACAAGCCCGTTGCTTAACTATAGCGATAAAGATATTAGCTTTAGTTACAACGAAGGAGAGAACCTTATTTATAACCCTACTACTTATGACTCTAACCTGGTATCGTTGCTGGCGTTTTATGCAAACATGATTATAGGGCTGGATGCTGATAGTTTTTCAGAAAAAGGAGGTACGCCTTATTTTGAGGCTGCACAAGGTATAGCCGTTACCGCACAGAGTGGTGGTTATAAAGGCTGGGGACAGCAGGATGGTAACCAGACACGTTACTTTTTTGTAAATGATATTATGAGTAATACATTCGAACCTTTCAGGGAGGCAATGTACAGCTACCACCGCAAAGCACTTGATATAATGAGTGATGATACAAAAAAAGGCAAAGAGAATGTTATAGCGGCTATAAAAACATTGGGAGCGCTATATAAAGTGCGTCCTAATGCGTTTCTTACCCGTATATTTTTTGACTCTAAAGCAGATGAAATTGTTTCAGTTTTTAGTGGCGGACCAAATGTGCCTATTACAGAACTTAGCGAAACCCTTAACCGTATTTCTCCTATGAATGCTGCTAAATGGGGCAAAATAAAGTAA
- a CDS encoding NUDIX hydrolase gives MADYLTQLKKIKTLADTGLLYSQNDYDRERYNELLEIALELMAEASGNNTTALKAMFAPVTDYPTVKTDVRALILSEDKTKILLTQESADGKWSLPGGWADIGSSPKETAIKEAWEETGLTVETTSLLAVFDKRLHPHPPQPFYVYKMVFLCETISGELKKGFDVLDVQYFDISNLPELSEDRILKSQIELVYKKVIEKDSVTYFD, from the coding sequence ATGGCCGACTACCTTACACAACTTAAAAAAATAAAAACCCTTGCTGACACCGGTCTTTTGTATAGCCAAAACGACTATGATCGTGAGCGCTATAATGAACTTCTTGAAATAGCCCTGGAACTGATGGCTGAGGCAAGCGGCAATAACACAACAGCGCTTAAGGCAATGTTTGCGCCGGTTACAGATTATCCTACCGTAAAGACCGATGTTCGTGCACTAATATTATCTGAAGACAAGACTAAGATATTGTTAACACAGGAAAGCGCCGATGGTAAATGGAGCCTTCCGGGCGGCTGGGCAGATATAGGCTCATCGCCAAAAGAAACGGCTATTAAGGAAGCTTGGGAAGAAACAGGGCTTACAGTAGAAACTACGTCATTGTTAGCCGTGTTTGACAAGCGATTACACCCACACCCACCACAACCATTTTATGTGTATAAAATGGTGTTTTTATGCGAAACCATTTCGGGGGAATTAAAAAAGGGATTTGATGTACTGGATGTTCAGTACTTTGACATAAGCAATTTGCCAGAACTGTCAGAAGACCGTATATTAAAATCGCAGATTGAATTGGTATATAAAAAAGTTATCGAAAAAGATTCTGTTACCTATTTTGATTAA
- a CDS encoding WD40/YVTN/BNR-like repeat-containing protein codes for MKKLCLLAMSALLLFSCKKEEKKDFKPSFTKVETDTLLTDSVISIRGLVIDGDKAWYSANKGKYGWVSLSGGGNFSGIATHDTIFPEFRAIAQTKESIFILSVATPALLYKISKDGKQVKQVYTETGEKVFYDCMKFYNDKEGIAMGDPQNGCLSIITTKDGGNTWQKRDCAGLPDVAEGEAAFAASNTNIIIKGDKTWIVSGGKKSRVFFSADKGGVWQVFDTPILQGGEMTGIFSADFYDEEVGFAGGGNYEQRDLNKGNKILTIDGGKTWTLAGEGTGPGYISCVQFVPGSNGNELVTVGLNGVFYTYNRGSSWKKIADATNLNTLQFADAHTIIAAGQKNIVRFKLSN; via the coding sequence ATGAAAAAATTGTGCCTGCTGGCAATGAGTGCCCTCCTTTTATTTTCCTGTAAAAAAGAAGAAAAAAAAGACTTTAAACCCTCTTTTACCAAAGTCGAAACGGATACACTGTTGACTGATTCGGTTATCAGCATCCGCGGACTGGTTATTGATGGCGATAAAGCCTGGTATTCTGCCAATAAGGGTAAATACGGCTGGGTATCGCTTAGTGGTGGTGGTAATTTTAGTGGCATAGCGACACACGACACTATTTTTCCGGAGTTCAGGGCCATTGCACAAACTAAAGAAAGTATATTTATACTGAGTGTAGCTACGCCAGCCCTATTGTATAAAATATCTAAAGACGGCAAGCAGGTAAAGCAGGTATATACCGAAACTGGTGAAAAGGTGTTTTATGACTGCATGAAATTTTATAATGATAAAGAAGGTATAGCTATGGGCGATCCTCAAAATGGCTGCCTGAGTATTATTACCACAAAAGATGGCGGCAATACCTGGCAAAAACGGGATTGTGCCGGTTTGCCTGACGTAGCAGAAGGGGAGGCTGCCTTTGCTGCGAGCAATACCAATATTATTATTAAGGGCGATAAAACCTGGATAGTTTCCGGTGGAAAGAAATCAAGAGTGTTTTTCTCGGCTGATAAAGGTGGGGTATGGCAGGTTTTTGATACCCCAATTTTACAGGGAGGTGAGATGACCGGGATATTTTCGGCAGATTTTTATGATGAAGAAGTTGGTTTTGCCGGGGGAGGAAACTATGAGCAGCGCGATCTTAATAAAGGAAACAAGATATTAACCATAGATGGTGGTAAAACATGGACGCTGGCAGGCGAGGGTACAGGCCCCGGATATATATCGTGTGTACAATTTGTACCCGGCAGCAATGGTAATGAGTTAGTGACAGTAGGGCTTAACGGTGTTTTTTATACCTACAACCGAGGTTCATCCTGGAAAAAAATAGCAGACGCCACTAACCTTAATACCCTTCAGTTTGCAGATGCCCATACCATTATTGCCGCCGGGCAAAAAAATATTGTAAGGTTTAAGTTAAGTAACTAA
- a CDS encoding adenine phosphoribosyltransferase: MTLNQYIRDIQDFPKPGILFKDITPLLGNPAAVKECMALLLNNLRDQKIDKVIGAESRGFFFATLLAYELGAGFVPVRKPGKLPYSTFSASYELEYGTDTMEVHTDAIKPGERVVIHDDVLATGGTAKALCQLVEQLGGVIVQCNFLMELSFLNGREKLTPYPVYAPLVY, encoded by the coding sequence ATGACACTCAACCAGTATATACGTGACATTCAGGATTTTCCGAAACCAGGAATTTTATTTAAAGACATCACTCCGCTGCTTGGAAACCCCGCCGCAGTGAAAGAATGTATGGCTTTACTGCTAAACAACCTGCGCGATCAGAAAATTGACAAGGTTATAGGAGCCGAAAGCCGCGGGTTCTTTTTTGCTACCTTACTCGCATATGAACTTGGCGCTGGCTTTGTACCGGTACGCAAACCAGGAAAACTGCCTTACAGCACCTTTTCTGCCTCATATGAGCTTGAATATGGCACAGACACTATGGAAGTGCACACAGATGCTATAAAGCCCGGAGAACGCGTCGTTATTCATGATGACGTGCTTGCCACTGGCGGAACTGCAAAAGCACTATGCCAACTTGTAGAACAACTGGGGGGTGTTATTGTGCAATGCAATTTTTTAATGGAACTTTCTTTCCTTAACGGACGTGAAAAGCTTACTCCCTACCCTGTTTATGCGCCGCTGGTGTATTAG
- a CDS encoding site-specific integrase, whose protein sequence is MRLLFQEIDTQFVPQKIHVPMKIKFNIRKDMKRKDNLSPVYLHITANGKRERLNMQLHVDSKLWDTKTENVKPVDKSYDQINLLIQHTKNKIADIQVNFRINNRYLSPELLIKELTEESSRTNFVAYFKSKLKEDKSLKKGTKRRYESVVAKLEKFSDFIPFSEITEQYMEKFRNHLYSIGNKSTTVNSNMMALKKYLKRAKKEGVKFPLLLEDVKIGSTTGNRTALTPIEVKAMADYYFDESNDGGARLIAGYFLFACMTGLRISDVQNLRRVDFKSDDFSFSQVKTGKDQIIVLNKAAVKIVMANPLLFEKFLVPEHINRMLKVIALKTDIRKKLTFHVARHTFATNFLRAGGNPVHLQQLMAHAKIATTMIYVHILADEANKEIYKLDDLFKDFGL, encoded by the coding sequence ATGAGGCTATTATTCCAGGAAATTGACACGCAGTTTGTCCCGCAAAAAATTCACGTGCCAATGAAGATCAAATTCAACATCAGAAAAGACATGAAGCGCAAGGATAATCTTTCGCCAGTCTACCTACACATTACAGCTAACGGCAAGCGCGAGCGCCTGAACATGCAGCTACACGTAGATTCAAAATTATGGGACACAAAAACCGAAAACGTCAAGCCGGTAGATAAAAGCTACGATCAGATTAATCTGCTCATTCAGCACACAAAAAACAAGATTGCAGACATACAGGTAAACTTCAGGATAAACAATCGCTATCTGAGCCCTGAGCTTCTTATAAAAGAACTTACTGAAGAATCATCACGAACAAATTTTGTAGCGTACTTTAAGAGTAAGCTGAAGGAAGACAAATCTCTTAAGAAAGGAACGAAAAGGCGATATGAAAGCGTTGTGGCCAAGCTTGAAAAATTTTCAGATTTCATTCCGTTTAGTGAGATCACAGAGCAGTATATGGAAAAGTTCCGCAACCATTTATACAGCATAGGCAACAAATCGACGACAGTAAACTCTAACATGATGGCGCTCAAAAAATACCTGAAGCGCGCAAAAAAAGAAGGCGTCAAATTTCCCTTACTGCTAGAAGATGTAAAAATAGGGAGCACCACAGGCAATCGAACAGCGCTCACTCCTATAGAAGTAAAAGCTATGGCAGATTATTATTTTGATGAATCTAATGACGGCGGCGCCAGGCTAATTGCAGGTTACTTTTTATTTGCTTGTATGACAGGCCTTAGAATTTCTGATGTGCAGAACCTGCGCAGGGTAGATTTTAAATCCGATGATTTTTCATTCTCTCAAGTCAAGACAGGAAAAGATCAGATTATAGTATTGAACAAGGCAGCAGTAAAAATTGTTATGGCCAATCCGCTACTATTCGAAAAATTTCTCGTGCCTGAACACATTAATAGAATGCTTAAAGTAATTGCGCTAAAAACTGATATCAGGAAAAAGCTAACCTTTCACGTAGCCAGGCACACATTCGCAACAAATTTCTTAAGGGCAGGAGGCAATCCTGTGCACCTCCAGCAACTCATGGCGCACGCTAAAATTGCAACCACAATGATTTATGTGCACATACTTGCAGATGAAGCTAACAAAGAGATATACAAGCTCGACGATCTATTTAAAGACTTCGGTCTGTAA